In a single window of the Natronomonas salsuginis genome:
- a CDS encoding CARDB domain-containing protein, translating to MKRSATARLIVLFFLLVGCLVGAAAVAGPVAGADGAIELENALSQSETPDRIDVETRLSIPASTVGLEITLPEGVEVRETDGFRRVGDRTYEWTRTTSTPSVTYEFEGTVYGTRGDREGHSFVVADEWALVRTPGVDVSWTGTQPDLVRENTVEGAGIASTHMAYLGPYIEHTGAAAGQEFRLVVPDAADLEADLEDILVALETAAERLAIGEPTDEVFVVAAPTAEHRWAPAGLQRGDGGDMWVRDVERLGTNRDTWVHEYVHTRQRYEPTDATRWTIEGMADYYAALIPYEAGDITYRQFRTKLEDGAGSEYDDVRLAEPESWDDSSADYDRGALVFAHLDRRLRADADTTLDAVVARVNEPGAELTQRAFLDAIESAGGDEIRADAERYTETTAVPPIATQSEHVDAFGGPDIRYAIEETGVSGPYRSAALDEPRIVAEETLEWRVRAENVGDDAGSFEAELRVDRELVAIETGRLDPGESTTIRFSHAFDSPGEYEVEVGDERVTAIVEEPADTEATVLEAARTTVGPGDSVTVRVTVASAADRPATGEVVFDVDGTPVATESVRVGEGTATVEAAIEFEGPGTYTVSAGGRTATITVEAEATGPTVPDPTAIDDQSGFGPAVAVVALLVASLLSRRR from the coding sequence ATGAAGCGATCGGCGACCGCTCGCCTCATCGTTCTCTTTTTCCTCCTCGTCGGCTGTCTAGTCGGCGCGGCCGCGGTCGCCGGGCCAGTCGCCGGTGCGGACGGCGCGATCGAACTCGAAAACGCCCTCTCGCAGTCGGAGACGCCGGATCGAATCGACGTCGAGACGCGGCTGTCGATCCCCGCCTCGACCGTCGGCCTCGAAATCACGCTCCCGGAGGGCGTCGAGGTTCGAGAGACGGACGGCTTCAGACGGGTCGGCGATCGGACGTACGAGTGGACGCGAACCACGTCGACGCCAAGCGTGACCTACGAGTTCGAGGGGACGGTGTACGGGACGCGCGGCGATCGGGAGGGCCACTCCTTCGTCGTCGCCGACGAGTGGGCGCTGGTCCGGACGCCGGGCGTCGACGTCTCGTGGACCGGGACGCAGCCCGATCTCGTCCGCGAGAACACCGTCGAGGGCGCGGGGATCGCCAGCACGCACATGGCGTACCTCGGCCCCTACATCGAGCACACCGGCGCGGCCGCTGGTCAGGAGTTCCGCCTCGTCGTCCCCGACGCGGCCGACCTCGAAGCGGATCTCGAAGATATCCTCGTCGCGCTCGAAACTGCGGCCGAACGACTCGCGATCGGCGAACCGACCGACGAGGTGTTCGTCGTCGCTGCCCCCACCGCTGAGCACAGGTGGGCTCCTGCCGGTCTTCAGCGCGGCGACGGCGGCGACATGTGGGTCAGGGACGTCGAGCGGCTCGGGACGAACCGCGATACGTGGGTTCACGAGTATGTACACACGCGCCAGCGCTACGAGCCGACCGACGCCACTCGCTGGACGATCGAGGGGATGGCCGACTACTACGCCGCCCTCATCCCCTACGAGGCCGGCGACATCACGTATCGACAGTTCCGAACCAAACTCGAAGATGGGGCGGGTAGCGAGTACGACGACGTGCGACTCGCCGAACCGGAGAGCTGGGACGACAGCAGCGCCGACTACGACCGCGGCGCGCTCGTCTTCGCGCACCTCGACCGGCGGCTTCGCGCCGACGCCGACACCACGCTCGACGCCGTCGTCGCACGGGTGAACGAGCCGGGCGCGGAGCTGACGCAGCGGGCGTTCCTCGACGCGATCGAATCGGCCGGCGGCGACGAGATCCGAGCCGACGCCGAACGGTACACCGAGACGACGGCCGTTCCGCCGATCGCGACGCAGAGCGAACACGTCGACGCCTTCGGCGGCCCGGACATCAGGTACGCGATCGAGGAGACCGGGGTGTCGGGGCCGTATCGGTCGGCCGCGCTCGACGAGCCGCGAATCGTCGCCGAGGAAACGCTCGAGTGGCGCGTGCGGGCCGAAAACGTCGGCGACGACGCGGGCTCCTTCGAGGCCGAACTGCGCGTCGACCGCGAGTTAGTCGCGATCGAAACCGGACGCCTCGACCCGGGCGAATCGACGACGATCCGGTTTTCGCACGCGTTCGATTCGCCGGGCGAGTACGAGGTGGAGGTCGGCGACGAGCGAGTGACGGCCATCGTCGAGGAACCGGCCGACACCGAGGCGACGGTGCTCGAAGCGGCGCGGACGACCGTCGGCCCCGGCGATTCCGTCACGGTTCGAGTGACCGTCGCGTCGGCCGCGGATCGCCCCGCGACCGGTGAGGTCGTGTTCGACGTGGACGGTACCCCCGTGGCGACCGAGTCAGTCCGGGTCGGCGAGGGGACGGCGACCGTCGAGGCGGCGATCGAGTTCGAGGGGCCGGGGACGTACACCGTCTCCGCGGGCGGGCGGACGGCGACCATCACCGTCGAGGCTGAAGCGACCGGGCCGACTGTCCCCGACCCCACGGCGATCGACGACCAGTCCGGCTTCGGACCGGCGGTGGCGGTCGTCGCGCTGCTCGTCGCGTCCCTTCTCTCGCGGCGTCGTTGA
- the prs gene encoding ribose-phosphate diphosphokinase, with protein sequence MIVPGSASQEVAAELAAELDEPLASVEYEWFADGETLVRVPETDDRAVVVASTVSSDAHVELLQLQDAARQRADEVVTVLPYMGYGRQDEAFAPGQPVSARAMARAISTGTDRVVTVNPHEEAVTGFFDVPCSSVDAAGRLAAPLPELSDPLFVSPDSGAIELAEAIRDAYGGGEADYFEKVRHSDTAVEIKPSDASTTGRDVVLIDDIIATGSTMSTAIAQLSGPDRVFVTCVHPMLAANARTKLANAGVDAVYGTDTIERAVSSVSVAPAIADAL encoded by the coding sequence ATGATAGTACCGGGGTCCGCATCACAGGAGGTCGCGGCCGAACTCGCGGCCGAACTCGACGAACCGCTCGCGTCCGTCGAGTACGAATGGTTCGCCGACGGGGAGACGCTGGTCCGCGTTCCGGAGACCGACGACCGGGCGGTCGTGGTCGCCTCGACGGTCTCCTCGGACGCGCACGTCGAGTTGCTGCAGTTACAGGACGCCGCCCGACAGCGAGCCGACGAGGTGGTCACCGTCCTGCCGTACATGGGCTACGGCAGACAGGACGAGGCGTTCGCCCCCGGTCAACCGGTCTCCGCGCGGGCGATGGCGCGGGCGATCTCCACCGGAACCGATCGGGTCGTGACCGTCAATCCCCACGAGGAGGCGGTTACGGGCTTTTTCGACGTCCCGTGTTCGTCCGTCGACGCCGCCGGTCGGCTGGCGGCCCCCCTCCCAGAGCTTTCGGATCCCCTGTTCGTGTCCCCCGACTCCGGCGCGATCGAGCTCGCCGAGGCGATCCGCGACGCCTACGGCGGCGGCGAGGCTGACTACTTCGAGAAAGTCCGGCACTCCGACACGGCGGTCGAGATCAAGCCGAGCGACGCGTCGACGACGGGCCGCGACGTGGTGTTGATCGACGACATCATCGCGACCGGCTCGACGATGAGCACGGCGATCGCCCAGCTTTCGGGGCCGGATCGCGTCTTCGTCACCTGCGTCCATCCGATGCTCGCCGCGAACGCCCGAACCAAGCTGGCGAACGCCGGCGTCGACGCGGTGTACGGCACGGACACGATCGAGCGCGCGGTCTCGTCGGTCAGCGTGGCGCCGGCGATCGCCGACGCGTTGTAG